In Deinococcus puniceus, one genomic interval encodes:
- a CDS encoding adenosylcobalamin-dependent ribonucleoside-diphosphate reductase, producing MTSLPLSALSTFDDNAQHIAKRQYLQPGDGDIAGMFRRIANWVAGAEAPEVRQEWTQKYFDLMAEKKFCPGGRVLAGAGTQHGNVLNCFVQGATAHDPASFEGVMEVAKKLALVTKVGGGNGVNLDVYMPRAEGSRPDAGVRGWAYMSAAHADVTDFIEGLMRPPTQPDGDKQPVAIRNWTRVVYGQAIAPELVVQARQNGVQIVRALPEGVQTVPDDMGGITDAARKVAEDARLGLEPRIDLSDMRAEGAPIKGSGGTSSGPVSFLMEIFDNFLEWANRGAEQSGPVNTLRFVYSPVLRVVRQGGTRRGAGMATISIDHPDVLDFLTAKDLDREAAEGDISTFNISILVGEKFWNALQADAVWPIAAQDVPGKYTLLPQTGAYDGTLPTLPDREDDGARGVPVYHNPGSGTGIPARWLWDQIAQHAWSTGEPGLIFADRVNEYSALKDLGERYQIRSTNPCGEIPLTVGEPCDLGAINLAAYVTGSTFNFPAFRADVRTCVRFLDDVLDVNVFALEDNRVASQDLRRLGLGVMGLADALIKLGLRYDNDAGRQAIAEIMGALREEAIAESERLGAERGVYPVYTRNADKMPHAPRRNVAVLTVAPTGTTSMLMGVSSGIEPVFSPFIWRKIGSEYRALLAPLFVELLETYPPAANMDDGKGGWNWDKVTEAVSENHGSVVGLAFIPDALQQVFVCAHDIAPADHVRMQGTVQVAFDAEGYAANSLSKTINLPNGATVQDVQNAYSEAYRTGCKGITVYRDGSRQFQVLSTGKTKEKKAEEAEAEQPASVQAADVMGESLKAEPVSVPIPAPAPQPAPRAAASTAPVYERPARLQGITDMVKLTDPTSGHRRSFLVTVNHLRGKPVEVMVISGRAGDEANADSEALGRVVSIALQHGVPAQAIIKTLRGLNGGLYGSYNGRLVGSKADLIAVALETFQKDMDAGALPPLAGGSSDLPSVSPAGVSVSGMDSMSRERCPVCEEKAVIREEGCLKCQACGYSKCG from the coding sequence ATGACCAGCCTGCCCCTGTCTGCCCTCAGCACCTTCGACGACAACGCCCAGCACATCGCCAAGCGCCAGTATCTGCAACCCGGCGACGGCGATATTGCGGGCATGTTCCGGCGAATTGCCAACTGGGTGGCGGGGGCCGAAGCGCCGGAAGTGCGGCAGGAGTGGACACAGAAGTACTTTGACCTGATGGCAGAAAAGAAATTCTGTCCCGGTGGGCGTGTGTTGGCAGGGGCGGGAACTCAGCACGGGAACGTTCTCAACTGCTTCGTGCAGGGGGCCACCGCCCACGACCCCGCCAGCTTTGAAGGCGTGATGGAAGTCGCCAAGAAACTGGCGCTCGTGACCAAAGTGGGCGGCGGCAACGGCGTGAATCTGGATGTGTACATGCCCCGCGCCGAGGGCAGCCGCCCTGACGCGGGTGTGCGCGGCTGGGCCTACATGAGTGCCGCACACGCCGACGTGACCGACTTTATAGAAGGGCTGATGCGCCCGCCCACGCAGCCGGACGGCGACAAGCAACCGGTGGCGATTCGCAACTGGACGCGGGTGGTGTACGGGCAGGCCATTGCGCCCGAATTGGTGGTGCAGGCCCGCCAAAACGGCGTGCAGATCGTGCGGGCGCTCCCCGAAGGCGTGCAGACCGTGCCCGACGATATGGGCGGCATTACCGACGCGGCTCGGAAGGTGGCCGAGGATGCCCGGCTGGGGCTGGAGCCGCGCATCGACCTGTCGGACATGCGGGCCGAGGGTGCGCCTATCAAGGGATCGGGCGGCACTTCTTCCGGCCCCGTCAGCTTCTTGATGGAAATTTTTGACAACTTCTTAGAGTGGGCCAACCGGGGTGCGGAGCAGAGCGGGCCAGTGAATACGCTGCGTTTCGTGTATTCGCCGGTACTGCGGGTGGTGAGGCAAGGGGGAACGCGGCGTGGCGCTGGGATGGCCACCATCTCCATAGACCATCCTGACGTGCTGGATTTCCTGACCGCCAAAGACCTAGACCGTGAGGCTGCCGAGGGCGATATTTCTACCTTCAACATCTCGATTCTGGTGGGCGAGAAGTTCTGGAACGCCTTGCAGGCCGACGCCGTGTGGCCGATTGCCGCGCAGGATGTGCCTGGCAAATACACATTGCTTCCTCAAACGGGCGCTTATGACGGCACGCTGCCCACCCTGCCAGACCGTGAAGACGACGGCGCACGCGGCGTGCCTGTGTATCACAACCCCGGTTCCGGCACGGGCATTCCCGCCCGCTGGCTGTGGGATCAGATTGCCCAGCATGCGTGGAGCACGGGCGAACCCGGCCTGATTTTTGCGGATCGCGTGAACGAATACAGCGCCCTGAAAGACTTGGGCGAGCGCTACCAGATTCGGAGTACGAATCCTTGCGGTGAAATCCCACTCACCGTTGGAGAACCCTGCGACCTCGGAGCCATCAATCTGGCCGCCTACGTGACGGGCAGCACCTTCAATTTCCCCGCCTTCCGCGCCGATGTTCGCACCTGCGTTCGCTTCCTCGATGACGTGCTGGACGTGAACGTGTTCGCGCTGGAAGACAACCGGGTGGCCTCGCAAGACCTGCGCCGCCTTGGCCTGGGCGTGATGGGCCTGGCCGACGCCCTGATCAAGCTGGGCCTGCGCTACGACAACGACGCCGGACGGCAGGCCATCGCCGAAATTATGGGGGCACTGCGCGAGGAAGCTATTGCCGAAAGCGAACGCCTCGGCGCAGAGCGCGGCGTGTACCCGGTGTATACCCGCAACGCTGACAAAATGCCGCACGCACCCCGGCGCAACGTGGCCGTGCTGACGGTGGCCCCGACTGGTACAACTTCTATGCTGATGGGCGTCTCCAGCGGCATCGAACCCGTGTTCAGCCCGTTCATCTGGCGCAAGATCGGCAGTGAATACCGCGCCCTCTTGGCCCCACTGTTCGTAGAGTTGCTGGAAACCTACCCGCCCGCCGCCAACATGGACGACGGCAAGGGCGGCTGGAACTGGGACAAGGTGACTGAAGCGGTGTCCGAAAACCACGGCAGCGTGGTGGGCTTGGCCTTTATTCCCGACGCTTTGCAGCAGGTGTTCGTGTGCGCCCACGACATCGCGCCCGCCGACCATGTGCGGATGCAGGGCACGGTGCAGGTGGCCTTCGATGCGGAGGGCTACGCGGCCAACAGCCTCAGCAAAACCATCAATCTGCCCAACGGCGCGACTGTGCAGGACGTGCAAAACGCCTACAGCGAGGCCTACCGCACGGGCTGTAAAGGCATCACCGTGTACCGCGACGGCTCGCGCCAGTTTCAGGTGCTGAGTACCGGCAAGACCAAAGAAAAGAAGGCGGAAGAAGCCGAAGCAGAACAACCCGCCAGCGTGCAGGCCGCCGACGTGATGGGCGAGAGCCTGAAGGCCGAGCCCGTCAGCGTGCCCATTCCTGCTCCCGCGCCGCAACCCGCCCCCCGCGCCGCCGCCTCTACCGCCCCCGTGTACGAGCGCCCCGCCCGTTTACAGGGCATCACCGATATGGTCAAGCTGACCGATCCCACCAGCGGCCACCGCCGAAGCTTTCTGGTCACGGTCAACCATTTGCGTGGCAAGCCCGTGGAGGTCATGGTGATCAGCGGGCGGGCAGGCGACGAAGCCAACGCCGACAGCGAAGCCTTGGGCCGCGTGGTCAGTATTGCCCTTCAGCACGGCGTGCCCGCACAGGCCATCATCAAAACCCTGCGCGGCCTGAACGGTGGGCTGTACGGCAGCTACAACGGGCGCTTGGTGGGCAGCAAAGCCGACTTGATCGCGGTGGCGCTGGAAACCTTCCAGAAAGACATGGACGCCGGAGCCTTGCCGCCGTTGGCTGGGGGCAGCAGCGATCTGCCGTCTGTATCTCCTGCGGGGGTCAGTGTGTCGGGTATGGACAGCATGAGCCGGGAACGCTGCCCCGTGTGCGAGGAAAAAGCCGTGATCCGCGAAGAAGGCTGCCTGAAATGTCAGGCGTGCGGCTACAGCAAGTGCGGGTGA